From a region of the Candidatus Rokuibacteriota bacterium genome:
- a CDS encoding chromate resistance protein: MLQPWLLLLLSLPPRPSSLRVRAWRRLKALGAVALKSGAYLLPFSPDRYEQFQWLAQEVQKDRGEATLLKVDRVENMKQPEVVRLFHEARNIDYASLTDRYRKLGSAKRPRAAEELARLARELDRLADIDFFEAPGRQQALRAREAAERRMTGLPKAGARPAGRLDLEALQGRRWATRPRPHVDRIASAWLIKRFLDPAAEFVFAAADELPVDAIPFDMAGVEFGHQGDHCTFETLLHRSGLRDRRLAAIAEIVHEADVHDAKFQREEARGLDLVLRGLLAAIKDDHEALAQGLTLFDGLYSTIGERR, translated from the coding sequence ATGTTACAGCCATGGCTGCTTCTCCTGCTGAGCCTGCCGCCCCGCCCATCGAGCCTGCGGGTACGCGCATGGCGCAGGCTCAAGGCGCTGGGCGCGGTCGCGCTGAAGAGCGGGGCCTACCTCCTGCCCTTCTCTCCCGACCGCTACGAGCAGTTCCAGTGGCTCGCCCAGGAGGTCCAGAAGGACCGGGGCGAGGCGACCCTCCTCAAGGTGGACCGCGTGGAGAACATGAAGCAGCCCGAGGTCGTCCGGCTCTTCCATGAGGCCCGCAACATCGACTACGCGTCCCTTACGGATCGCTACAGGAAGCTCGGCTCGGCCAAGCGGCCACGGGCGGCCGAAGAGCTGGCGCGGCTGGCGCGCGAGCTGGATCGCCTGGCCGACATCGACTTCTTCGAAGCCCCCGGCCGCCAGCAGGCGCTGCGTGCCCGGGAAGCGGCAGAGCGGCGGATGACGGGACTGCCCAAGGCCGGCGCTCGGCCGGCCGGGCGGCTGGACCTCGAGGCCCTCCAGGGCCGCCGCTGGGCCACCCGCCCGCGGCCGCACGTGGATCGCATCGCTTCGGCGTGGCTCATCAAGCGCTTCCTCGATCCGGCGGCTGAGTTCGTCTTCGCCGCGGCCGACGAGCTGCCGGTCGACGCCATCCCCTTCGACATGGCGGGCGTGGAGTTCGGCCACCAGGGCGATCACTGCACCTTCGAAACCCTGCTTCACCGCTCGGGGCTTCGCGATCGTCGCCTGGCGGCCATCGCCGAGATCGTCCACGAGGCCGATGTCCACGACGCCAAGTTCCAGCGAGAAGAAGCGCGCGGCCTTGATCTGGTCCTGCGCGGGCTCCTCGCCGCGATCAAGGACGACCACGAGGCGCTGGCACAGGGACTGACCCTGTTCGATGGACTCTACTCGACGATTGGAGAGCGCCGATGA
- a CDS encoding complex I NDUFA9 subunit family protein, giving the protein MQRIFVTGATGFVGHAVVRALVAHGFLVRCLVRPGSEAALKGFESIDRVPGDVLEPDKLAASVEGCGAVVNLVGIIREHRARGITFDRLHTQATANMVAVAHEAGVKRYIQMSAVGTRPGATSRYHQSKWQAEEIVRASALDWTIIRPSLIYGPGDEFVSVLARMVRRLPAVPVLGDGQYRVQPVAVEHVAEGFARALRLATAAAQTYEIGGPEPCRFVDLLDLIGAALGLPRVRKVYVPLGVVKAMTRALGWLPFFPVTTDQLIMLEEGNVTDSSRFYTDFGMTPEPLAQGLKRMLETP; this is encoded by the coding sequence ATGCAGCGGATCTTCGTTACGGGCGCCACGGGCTTCGTGGGGCACGCCGTGGTGCGGGCGCTCGTCGCCCACGGCTTCCTCGTGCGGTGCCTGGTGAGACCGGGCTCCGAGGCGGCGCTCAAGGGCTTCGAGTCCATCGACCGCGTCCCGGGCGACGTGCTCGAGCCCGACAAGCTCGCCGCCTCCGTCGAAGGGTGCGGAGCGGTCGTCAACCTGGTCGGCATCATCCGCGAGCACCGCGCGCGCGGCATCACCTTCGACCGCCTGCACACGCAGGCGACGGCGAACATGGTGGCGGTCGCCCACGAGGCAGGCGTCAAGCGTTATATCCAGATGAGCGCCGTCGGCACGCGGCCGGGCGCAACGTCGCGCTACCACCAGAGCAAGTGGCAGGCCGAGGAGATCGTGCGCGCGAGCGCGCTCGACTGGACGATCATCCGGCCCTCGCTGATCTACGGTCCGGGCGACGAGTTCGTCTCCGTGCTGGCCCGCATGGTCCGCCGCCTACCCGCCGTGCCCGTGCTGGGCGACGGCCAGTACCGCGTCCAGCCGGTCGCCGTCGAGCACGTCGCGGAGGGCTTCGCGCGCGCACTCCGGCTCGCAACGGCCGCAGCGCAGACCTACGAGATCGGCGGGCCCGAGCCCTGCCGCTTCGTGGATCTCCTCGATCTGATCGGCGCGGCGCTCGGACTGCCGCGGGTCCGCAAGGTCTACGTGCCGCTTGGAGTGGTGAAGGCGATGACGCGGGCGCTGGGCTGGCTGCCCTTTTTCCCGGTGACCACGGACCAGCTGATCATGCTGGAGGAGGGCAACGTCACCGACTCCAGCCGCTTCTACACCGACTTCGGGATGACTCCCGAGCCGCTGGCCCAGGGGCTCAAGCGCATGCTCGAGACGCCGTGA
- a CDS encoding DUF1343 domain-containing protein — MLRRAAALLAAFLLFPAAAAAQSLDWSDLDRVVRESVAGGDTPGAVILVGQGNRLLYRKALGLRAVTPAVEPMTTDTIFDIASLTKVVATAPAILALVDDRKLDLDAPLGRYLKEFQGPQLAWLTVRRVLTHTAGFADLPSSEAIANGFPDGMRLLAAGVSEPSPTAPFRYSDTGFIVLAELVRRVSGEPLDRFTRKRFYQPLGMRETTFNPPAAWRARIAPTEFFQGQMLRGVVHDPRARQLHGVAGHAGLFSTADDLGRFCRMLLGDGMDGGRRYLSSASVHAMFAPNGAGEATRGLGWDMASGYSRTLGSFFPVGSVGHTGFTGTSIWMDPPTRTYAIILTNRVHPAGKGSVVELRRRVSAIVGAKLFAPNTVPAAGEGEIQPAGGVTADGLPRIRARTGLDVLAIEDWAQLKGRVIGLVTNQTGVDAEGRRNVDLLAKAQGVRLQSVFSPEHGLDGVLDARVPHGTHPATGLTVWSLYGSDRRPTATMLHGLDTLVFDIQDVGVRFYTYLTTLVYILEEAANHGISVVVLDRPNPLTGVIVEGPVMDADLRSFTAPHPIPVRSGMTLGEFARMVAGERKIPVRLTVVPLEHWKRSMWFDQTGLPWVNPSPNIRSLTEALLYAGVGLLEATNLAVGRGTATPFEVVGAPWITDPSGLADALNATAMPGVTFQPVNFQPDASVYSGQMLGGVRLVVTDRDALRPVTVGLTMGRTLLERYPREFRAASIQNLLVNRSTIWALLRGDSLARLKQWAEADRASFLQRRASYLIYK, encoded by the coding sequence ATGCTGAGGCGCGCCGCGGCCCTCCTGGCCGCCTTCCTCCTGTTCCCTGCCGCCGCGGCGGCCCAGAGCCTCGACTGGTCGGACCTCGATCGGGTCGTGCGCGAGTCGGTCGCCGGGGGCGACACGCCCGGCGCCGTCATCCTGGTCGGCCAGGGCAACCGCCTGCTCTACCGAAAGGCCCTGGGCTTGCGCGCCGTGACACCGGCCGTGGAGCCGATGACGACCGACACCATCTTCGATATCGCCTCGCTGACCAAGGTCGTGGCGACGGCCCCCGCGATCCTCGCCCTCGTGGATGACCGCAAGCTCGACCTCGACGCGCCTCTCGGCCGCTACCTCAAGGAGTTCCAGGGCCCGCAGCTGGCCTGGCTGACCGTGCGGAGGGTGCTGACCCACACGGCGGGCTTCGCCGACCTGCCGTCCAGCGAGGCCATCGCCAACGGCTTCCCTGATGGCATGCGGCTGCTCGCCGCGGGCGTGTCGGAGCCGTCGCCGACGGCGCCCTTCCGCTACAGCGACACGGGCTTCATCGTGCTCGCGGAGCTCGTGCGCCGGGTGAGCGGCGAGCCGCTCGACCGCTTCACACGGAAGCGCTTCTACCAGCCGCTCGGCATGCGGGAAACGACCTTCAACCCGCCGGCCGCCTGGCGCGCCCGCATCGCCCCGACCGAGTTCTTCCAGGGCCAGATGCTGCGCGGCGTGGTTCACGACCCGCGCGCCCGCCAGCTCCACGGCGTCGCCGGGCACGCGGGGCTCTTCTCGACGGCGGACGACCTCGGGCGTTTCTGCCGGATGCTGCTCGGCGACGGCATGGACGGCGGCCGCCGCTACCTCTCCAGCGCTTCGGTCCACGCCATGTTCGCGCCGAACGGGGCGGGCGAAGCCACGCGCGGGCTCGGCTGGGACATGGCCTCGGGCTACTCGCGCACCCTGGGCTCGTTCTTTCCGGTGGGCTCGGTCGGGCACACGGGCTTCACGGGCACGTCCATCTGGATGGATCCGCCGACTCGCACGTATGCCATCATCCTGACGAACCGCGTGCACCCGGCGGGCAAGGGCTCCGTTGTCGAGCTTCGCCGGCGCGTGAGCGCCATCGTGGGCGCCAAGCTCTTCGCGCCCAATACCGTGCCCGCGGCCGGCGAGGGCGAGATACAGCCCGCCGGCGGCGTGACGGCCGACGGGCTGCCGCGCATCAGGGCCCGCACCGGCCTCGACGTCCTCGCGATCGAGGATTGGGCGCAGCTCAAGGGCCGGGTCATCGGGCTCGTGACGAATCAGACCGGGGTGGACGCCGAGGGCAGGCGCAACGTCGATCTCCTCGCGAAGGCCCAGGGCGTGAGGCTTCAGTCCGTCTTCTCGCCCGAGCATGGGCTCGACGGCGTGTTGGACGCGCGCGTGCCCCACGGCACGCACCCTGCCACGGGCCTGACCGTCTGGAGCCTGTACGGCAGCGACAGGCGGCCCACGGCAACGATGCTCCATGGGCTCGACACTCTTGTCTTCGACATCCAGGACGTGGGGGTGCGCTTCTACACCTACCTGACGACGCTCGTGTACATCCTCGAGGAGGCGGCGAACCACGGCATCTCCGTCGTGGTGCTCGACCGGCCGAACCCGCTCACGGGGGTCATCGTCGAAGGCCCCGTGATGGACGCCGACCTGCGCTCCTTCACGGCCCCGCACCCGATCCCGGTCCGCAGCGGGATGACTCTCGGCGAGTTTGCCAGGATGGTCGCCGGCGAGCGGAAGATCCCCGTCAGGCTGACGGTGGTGCCGCTCGAGCACTGGAAGCGGAGCATGTGGTTCGACCAGACGGGGCTGCCCTGGGTCAATCCCTCGCCGAATATCCGCTCGCTGACTGAGGCGCTCCTGTACGCAGGCGTCGGGCTTCTGGAAGCAACGAATCTTGCCGTGGGGCGGGGCACCGCGACACCGTTCGAGGTGGTCGGGGCGCCCTGGATCACCGACCCCAGCGGTCTGGCTGACGCCCTCAACGCGACGGCCATGCCCGGCGTGACCTTCCAGCCGGTCAACTTCCAGCCCGACGCCAGCGTCTACTCGGGGCAGATGCTGGGCGGCGTGCGGCTCGTGGTCACTGACCGCGACGCACTTCGCCCGGTGACGGTCGGCCTAACCATGGGGCGGACGCTGCTCGAGCGCTACCCGAGGGAGTTCCGGGCGGCGTCCATCCAGAACCTCCTGGTCAACCGCTCGACGATCTGGGCTCTCCTGCGAGGGGACTCTCTCGCGCGCCTGAAGCAGTGGGCTGAAGCGGATCGGGCGAGCTTTCTCCAGCGGCGCGCGTCGTACCTCATCTATAAGTAG
- a CDS encoding polysaccharide deacetylase family protein yields the protein MSRHLYAIALAAAVLLPAAASAGSLQPNELGRVMILEYHKVDQPEERWTRTPANFRGDLDRLWERGYRLVALNDLLDGRIATSRGTTPVVLTFDDSSPGQFRLIERNGDWVPDPDCAVGILEAFERQHPEFGRAATFFVLPGADPPNRLFDQKDLAGRKLQYLAAHGYEIGNHTLWHANLAKYPVRVVRRQLATAQEWIQRHVPGYRIRTLALPMGAYPQDIRWAIEGAEGQVAYRHDAVLRVAGGAAPSPHARGFDPYHLPRIQALESELAHWLGYFERNPQERYVSDGDASVITVPPGTLDKVRRSPGAKVVERQ from the coding sequence GTGTCCCGCCACCTCTACGCCATCGCGCTCGCGGCCGCGGTGCTCCTGCCGGCGGCTGCCTCGGCCGGGTCGCTTCAGCCGAACGAGCTCGGGCGCGTGATGATCCTCGAATACCACAAGGTGGATCAGCCCGAGGAGCGCTGGACCCGCACCCCCGCCAATTTCCGTGGCGACCTCGACCGCCTCTGGGAGCGCGGCTACCGGCTGGTGGCGCTCAACGATCTCCTTGACGGCCGGATCGCCACCTCGCGGGGCACGACGCCCGTCGTCCTCACGTTCGACGATTCGTCACCCGGCCAGTTCAGGCTGATCGAGCGGAACGGCGACTGGGTGCCGGACCCCGACTGCGCCGTCGGCATCCTCGAGGCCTTCGAGCGGCAGCACCCGGAGTTCGGCCGCGCGGCGACCTTCTTCGTCCTGCCGGGGGCCGATCCACCCAACCGCCTCTTCGACCAGAAGGACCTGGCGGGGCGCAAGCTCCAGTACCTGGCGGCCCACGGTTACGAGATCGGCAACCACACGCTCTGGCACGCGAATCTGGCGAAGTATCCCGTACGCGTGGTGCGCCGGCAGCTCGCGACGGCGCAGGAATGGATCCAGCGCCACGTGCCCGGCTACCGCATCCGGACGCTGGCGCTGCCCATGGGCGCCTACCCCCAGGATATTCGCTGGGCCATCGAGGGAGCGGAGGGACAGGTCGCCTACCGCCACGACGCCGTCCTCAGGGTCGCGGGCGGCGCGGCGCCGTCGCCGCACGCGCGCGGCTTCGACCCGTATCACCTGCCGCGCATCCAGGCGCTCGAGAGCGAGCTCGCCCACTGGCTGGGCTACTTCGAGCGGAATCCACAGGAGCGCTACGTCAGCGACGGCGATGCGTCGGTGATCACCGTACCGCCGGGCACGCTCGACAAGGTCCGGCGGTCACCCGGAGCGAAAGTGGTGGAGCGGCAATAA
- a CDS encoding putative glycoside hydrolase: protein MDPVPVPADHTERPVLYGALVVGTLVAIVATGWVLLSPSLLLQRQVAAATTQPAETAPSAEPAERAVRGRVLDAESGAPLAGASVWVGPTEVRTDDEGRFTTEPLRPGASFLVKVPGYELRRLAADTDQVTVALAPKVVRAAYLTYYGVADKGIRGRVLELVARTELNAVVIDVKGDRGLIPYRTAVPLALEAGAQGPVIIKDFDGLMASLKAKNVYTIARIVTFKDNVLAQRRPDWAVIDTRTGKPWLDNEKLAWVDPFREEVWDYAIAVAKEAVAKGFDEVQFDYVRFPTDGKLSAAKYSQPNNAQTRLPAIAGFLAKARRELGPTGAFLAADVFGYTAFNDNDTDIGQRVEELARHLDYICPMVYPSGYHRGIPGVRNPVAQPYEIVKESVRLTRKRAATHTVQVRPWLQDFRDYAFDKRIFGVNEIRAQIRGARDGGAVGFMLWNPKNDYTGGALAPKTTATAKAIP from the coding sequence ATGGATCCTGTCCCGGTACCGGCCGACCACACAGAGCGCCCCGTCCTCTACGGAGCCCTCGTGGTGGGCACGCTCGTCGCGATCGTCGCGACGGGCTGGGTGCTCCTGTCGCCCTCCCTGCTCCTCCAGCGCCAGGTCGCCGCGGCGACCACCCAGCCGGCCGAGACGGCGCCCTCCGCCGAGCCCGCCGAGCGCGCGGTGCGCGGGCGGGTGCTGGACGCCGAGAGCGGCGCGCCGTTGGCGGGCGCGTCGGTCTGGGTCGGCCCCACCGAGGTCCGGACCGACGACGAAGGCCGCTTCACCACCGAGCCGCTCAGGCCCGGCGCCTCATTCCTCGTCAAGGTCCCGGGCTATGAGCTTCGCCGCCTGGCGGCGGACACGGACCAGGTGACCGTGGCGCTCGCGCCCAAGGTGGTGCGCGCCGCCTACCTGACCTACTACGGCGTGGCCGACAAGGGCATCCGCGGCCGGGTGCTCGAGCTCGTGGCGCGCACCGAGCTGAACGCCGTGGTGATCGACGTCAAAGGCGATCGCGGCCTCATCCCCTACCGCACCGCCGTGCCGCTGGCCCTCGAGGCTGGCGCGCAGGGGCCGGTCATCATCAAGGACTTCGACGGGCTCATGGCCTCGCTCAAGGCGAAGAACGTCTACACCATCGCGCGCATCGTCACCTTCAAGGACAACGTGCTCGCCCAGCGCCGCCCCGACTGGGCCGTCATCGACACGCGTACGGGCAAGCCCTGGCTCGACAACGAGAAGCTCGCCTGGGTGGATCCCTTCCGCGAGGAGGTCTGGGACTACGCCATCGCCGTGGCCAAGGAGGCCGTGGCGAAGGGCTTCGACGAGGTCCAGTTCGACTACGTCCGCTTCCCGACCGACGGCAAGCTCTCGGCGGCCAAGTACTCCCAGCCCAACAACGCGCAGACGCGGCTGCCCGCCATCGCCGGGTTCCTCGCCAAGGCGCGCCGCGAGCTCGGGCCGACAGGAGCCTTCCTCGCCGCCGACGTCTTCGGCTATACCGCCTTCAACGACAACGACACCGACATCGGGCAGCGCGTCGAGGAGCTCGCCCGGCACCTCGACTACATCTGCCCCATGGTCTATCCCTCCGGCTATCACCGGGGCATCCCCGGGGTGCGCAACCCCGTGGCCCAGCCCTACGAGATCGTCAAAGAGAGCGTGAGGCTGACGCGGAAGCGTGCTGCCACCCACACCGTCCAGGTCAGGCCGTGGCTCCAGGACTTCCGCGACTATGCCTTCGACAAGCGCATCTTCGGCGTCAACGAGATCCGCGCTCAGATCCGCGGGGCGCGCGACGGGGGGGCGGTGGGCTTCATGCTGTGGAACCCCAAGAACGACTACACGGGCGGCGCGCTCGCCCCAAAAACGACGGCCACGGCGAAGGCCATCCCCTAG
- a CDS encoding alpha/beta hydrolase has protein sequence MTSQPSYACDAAARRSFTVNGMTLRALEWGQPGRPALCFLHGGSAHSHWFDAVVPSFVDRFHIISLDQRGHGQSDWAPDARYGTEQFASDLVGVMDHLGWERMVVVGHSMGGHNSIGFSAWHPDRVRALCVVDSRPALPAERLQAMHKRGHRGPRRHETLDLALRSFRLLPAETLAAPDLLEHLGREGIAEREGKFLYRFDPQCNGGRKPVDGWALLPNIKAPTLLVRGELSPIMPKEMAERMAAAIPNATLVTMLGVYHHLVLDAPDAFSRILDDFLRELPD, from the coding sequence ATGACCTCCCAACCCTCCTATGCGTGTGACGCGGCCGCGCGGCGCTCATTCACCGTCAACGGCATGACCCTCCGGGCCCTCGAGTGGGGGCAGCCCGGCCGGCCTGCCCTCTGCTTCCTCCACGGCGGCTCGGCCCACTCACACTGGTTTGACGCCGTGGTGCCGTCCTTCGTTGACAGGTTCCACATCATTTCTCTCGACCAGCGGGGGCACGGGCAGAGCGACTGGGCGCCCGATGCCCGCTATGGCACGGAGCAGTTCGCCTCGGACCTGGTCGGCGTCATGGACCACCTGGGCTGGGAGCGGATGGTGGTGGTGGGGCATTCCATGGGCGGCCACAATTCGATCGGCTTCTCGGCCTGGCACCCGGACCGGGTGCGGGCGCTCTGCGTGGTGGACAGCCGCCCGGCGCTGCCTGCCGAGCGCCTCCAGGCCATGCACAAGCGCGGGCACCGAGGGCCGCGGCGCCACGAGACGCTCGACCTGGCGCTCCGGAGCTTCAGGCTCCTGCCGGCCGAGACGCTGGCCGCGCCCGACCTCCTCGAACACCTGGGCCGCGAAGGCATTGCCGAGCGCGAAGGGAAATTTCTCTACCGCTTCGACCCCCAGTGCAACGGCGGCCGGAAGCCGGTGGACGGCTGGGCGCTCCTGCCCAACATCAAGGCGCCGACGCTCCTCGTGCGCGGAGAGCTCTCACCGATCATGCCGAAGGAGATGGCCGAGCGGATGGCGGCGGCCATCCCGAACGCCACCCTCGTGACGATGCTGGGCGTCTACCACCACCTCGTCCTCGACGCCCCCGACGCCTTCTCCCGTATCCTCGACGACTTCCTCCGCGAGCTCCCCGACTAG
- the fdhF gene encoding formate dehydrogenase subunit alpha, with translation MKLTIDGTTVEVAAGATVLDAVNRLRIPLPQLCKDPDRAPLGACRTCLVHVEGQRGLPASCHLPARDGMVVDTRHPDAVKTRKAVLDLTWSMLTPGEGRDGFGQVGEAAGHHALAAPSHAARHRFAVDESKSFFVLDREACILCGRCTTACDDVQLIGAISLLGRGHDMRVGVAGDGLMSSSVCTSCGQCVATCPTGALRPKESPAVIEREVETTCPYCGVGCGITLKVRQDGRLAVMADDVPQNRSSLGTLCVKGRFGTGFVHAGDRITAPMIKRDGEWREVTWDEALDAAADGLARNHGRFGAFASAKATNEDGYIIQKLARVVMGTNNVDHCTRLCHSPSVEAMLTSMGSGATSNSYQDYEEAGCLMVVGADASANHPVIAIRLRRAVSRGAKLIVVNPKRIELCDQADLWIQERPGTDVALFNAMAKVILDEGLANLDFIRSRTEGFEAWAASLEPYTADYAEEITGVPQAAIAEAARWYARPAFSGSCLIWGMGITQHVNGTANAHALLNLSLAAGQMGFTGSGISPLRGQNNVQGCGDAGAIPTNLPGYADYSPASLQRFEKAWGVRPPATPGLVVTEMTEGCFDGTIRAMYVVGENPMLAEPDLNHVAKALNQLDCLIVQDLFMHETADLAHIFLPAAAFAEKDGTFTNSERRVQRVRKAIEPPGQARADWWITSELAKRVARRLGAPAPGFDFAHPSEIFDEMARLWPAIGGLSYARLEAGGIQWPCPTADHPGTRFLYGEDFPTGRGRFVPVSQGETAAEMPDSDYPFVLNTGRLLYHWHGGTLTRRVQGLLELAPRLEIAVNPADARRLGFDEGGALRVISRRGELHGYAHVTEAVRPGAIFVPFVKLADSAANFLTNSAHDPTSKIPEYKVCAVRLERV, from the coding sequence GTGAAGCTGACCATCGACGGGACGACGGTCGAGGTCGCGGCCGGGGCGACGGTGCTGGACGCCGTCAACCGCCTGCGTATCCCCCTGCCCCAGCTCTGCAAGGACCCCGACCGCGCGCCGCTCGGCGCCTGCCGCACCTGCCTCGTCCACGTCGAGGGCCAGCGCGGCCTGCCGGCCTCTTGCCACCTGCCAGCGCGCGACGGGATGGTCGTCGACACGCGCCACCCGGACGCGGTCAAGACGCGCAAGGCCGTGCTCGATCTCACTTGGTCCATGCTCACGCCGGGCGAGGGTCGCGACGGCTTCGGCCAGGTCGGCGAAGCGGCCGGACACCATGCGCTCGCCGCGCCGAGCCATGCGGCGCGGCACCGATTTGCGGTGGACGAGTCGAAGAGCTTCTTCGTCCTCGACCGCGAGGCCTGCATCCTCTGCGGCCGCTGCACCACGGCCTGCGACGACGTCCAGCTGATCGGCGCCATCTCGCTCCTCGGCCGCGGCCACGACATGCGCGTGGGCGTGGCGGGCGACGGCCTGATGTCGTCCTCCGTCTGCACCTCCTGCGGCCAGTGCGTCGCGACCTGCCCGACGGGCGCGCTGAGGCCGAAGGAGTCGCCGGCGGTCATTGAGCGGGAGGTTGAGACAACGTGTCCCTACTGCGGCGTCGGCTGCGGCATCACGCTCAAGGTCAGACAGGACGGCAGGCTCGCGGTCATGGCCGACGACGTACCGCAGAACCGCTCGAGCCTCGGGACCTTGTGCGTCAAGGGACGCTTTGGCACCGGCTTCGTCCACGCGGGCGACCGAATCACCGCGCCCATGATCAAGCGCGACGGCGAGTGGCGCGAGGTGACGTGGGACGAGGCGCTCGACGCCGCGGCCGATGGCCTGGCGAGGAACCACGGGCGCTTCGGCGCCTTCGCATCGGCCAAGGCCACCAACGAGGACGGCTACATCATCCAGAAGCTCGCACGCGTGGTCATGGGCACCAACAACGTGGACCACTGCACGCGGCTCTGCCACTCGCCCTCGGTCGAGGCCATGCTGACGTCCATGGGCTCCGGCGCGACGTCGAACTCCTACCAGGACTACGAGGAGGCGGGCTGCCTGATGGTGGTGGGGGCGGACGCCTCAGCCAACCACCCCGTCATCGCGATTCGCCTGCGCCGGGCCGTGAGCCGCGGCGCCAAGCTCATCGTGGTCAATCCTAAGCGCATCGAGCTCTGCGACCAGGCGGACCTGTGGATCCAGGAGCGGCCGGGCACCGACGTCGCGCTCTTCAACGCGATGGCCAAGGTCATCCTCGACGAGGGCCTGGCCAACCTCGACTTCATCCGCTCTCGCACCGAGGGGTTCGAGGCCTGGGCCGCCTCCCTCGAGCCCTATACGGCGGACTACGCCGAAGAGATCACCGGCGTGCCGCAGGCGGCCATCGCGGAAGCCGCCCGCTGGTACGCGCGGCCGGCCTTCTCGGGCTCCTGCCTCATCTGGGGCATGGGCATCACCCAGCACGTGAACGGCACGGCCAACGCGCATGCGCTCCTGAACCTGTCGCTGGCGGCGGGCCAGATGGGCTTCACGGGTTCGGGCATCTCGCCGCTCCGCGGCCAGAACAACGTCCAGGGCTGTGGCGACGCGGGCGCGATCCCGACGAATCTCCCCGGCTACGCCGACTACTCGCCCGCGAGCCTCCAGCGCTTCGAGAAGGCCTGGGGCGTCAGGCCGCCCGCCACGCCGGGGCTCGTCGTCACGGAGATGACGGAAGGGTGCTTCGACGGGACGATCCGCGCCATGTACGTCGTCGGCGAGAACCCCATGCTCGCTGAGCCGGACCTCAATCACGTCGCGAAGGCTCTCAACCAGCTCGACTGCCTGATCGTCCAGGACCTTTTCATGCACGAGACGGCCGACCTCGCCCATATCTTCCTGCCGGCGGCGGCCTTCGCCGAGAAGGACGGCACCTTCACCAACTCCGAGCGGCGGGTGCAGCGGGTGAGGAAAGCCATCGAGCCGCCCGGTCAGGCCAGGGCTGATTGGTGGATCACCTCCGAGCTGGCGAAGCGCGTGGCGCGGCGGCTGGGCGCGCCGGCTCCGGGCTTCGACTTCGCGCATCCCTCGGAAATCTTCGACGAGATGGCTCGGCTCTGGCCCGCGATCGGCGGGCTCTCCTACGCGAGGCTGGAAGCAGGCGGCATCCAGTGGCCCTGCCCGACGGCGGATCACCCGGGCACTCGTTTTCTCTACGGCGAGGACTTTCCGACGGGGCGCGGCCGCTTCGTGCCTGTCAGCCAGGGCGAGACGGCGGCCGAGATGCCCGACAGCGACTATCCCTTCGTGCTCAACACGGGGCGACTGCTCTACCACTGGCACGGCGGCACGCTGACTCGGCGCGTGCAGGGTCTCCTCGAGCTGGCGCCGCGTCTCGAGATCGCCGTCAACCCGGCGGACGCGCGGCGGCTGGGGTTCGACGAGGGCGGTGCGCTCAGGGTGATCTCGCGCCGCGGCGAGCTCCACGGCTACGCGCACGTGACCGAGGCGGTACGTCCGGGGGCGATCTTCGTCCCCTTCGTCAAGCTCGCCGACTCAGCCGCCAACTTCCTCACCAACTCCGCCCACGACCCCACGTCCAAGATTCCCGAATACAAAGTCTGCGCCGTGAGGCTCGAGAGGGTCTAG